The following are from one region of the Salvia hispanica cultivar TCC Black 2014 chromosome 1, UniMelb_Shisp_WGS_1.0, whole genome shotgun sequence genome:
- the LOC125219759 gene encoding transcription factor LRL1-like yields MEEQNHKTYLQFSPLALDWLASNASGSHSNLDSDQHYIMAEGTGSCQWMHSQPKPQNYVPFLSETGHAEIQKQKAYDVSAQCPTLRLPYPSQLEEYMRLHNVGEFVTSVTGLEELGVEEPKLNEEFSHAFETYSRAAASKDPSKLNRKRSRERSYATDRIRKLRISHWLDALQELVPSPEGVGQAALLDGVIDHIKYLQYQMKDLCRNRLGGGSTSKSVIFLEGHGHYFLQDQMLNGPLEEMIGELIRDNPSAATELLQSRGLIVLPMTFAEGLLESMGILDMQG; encoded by the exons ATGGAAgaacaaaatcacaaaactTATTTGCAGTTTTCGCCACTGGCATTGGATTGGCTAGCAAGTAATGCATCTGGTTCACATAGTAACCTTGACTCTGATCAGCACTATATCATGGCAGAAGGGACTGGGTCCTGTCAGTGGATGCATTCCCAGCCAAAACCTCAAAATTATGTTCCGTTTCTTTCAGAGACAGGGCACGCTGAAATCCAGAAACAAAAGGCATATGATGTTTCAGCACAATGTCCTACTTTGCGATTACCATACCCTTCTCAATTG GAAGAGTACATGAGGCTGCATAATGTCGGAGAATTTGTGACCTCGGTGACTGGCTTGGAAGAACTTGGTGTAGAG GAACCGAAGTTGAATGAAGAGTTTAGTCATGCTTTTGAAACTTATTCACGTGCTGCTGCATCCAAGGATCCTTCTAAACTCAACAGGAAAAGATCAAGAGAGAGATCTTATGCCACTGATCGT aTTCGCAAATTGAGGATATCACATTGGCTAGATGCTTTACAAGAATTGGTTCCGTCGCCAGAAGGG GTTGGTCAAGCAGCGCTGCTGGATGGGGTGATTGACCATATCAAGTATTTGCAATATCAAATGAAG GATCTATGTCGGAACCGATTGGGAGGTGGATCAACTTCTAAATCTGTTATTTTCCTCGAG GGACATGGGCATTACTTTCTTCAGGACCAGATGCTCAATGGTCCTCTGGAAGAGATGATAGGGGAGTTGATAAGGGATAATCCTTCAGCAGCTACCGAACTGCTGCAGAGTAGAGGTCTTATCGTGTTGCCTATGACTTTTGCAGAAGGATTACTTGAATCTATGGGCATCCTAGATATGCAAGGTtga